From one Deltaproteobacteria bacterium genomic stretch:
- a CDS encoding hydantoinase B/oxoprolinase family protein: MDPILLTVITNRLEGVTREMGAGMLRSSRSPIFAENKDFVTAVFDRRLRLVAQTAYIPVLMGASPFAVKAVSDHFGDDVEPGDVMILNDPYRGNNHAPDISVLKPVFFQGKLRFWVLSRGHHADIGGGGAAGRNPHAATAWEEGLRIPPAKLYRGGVYNRDVWEIILLNVRLRALVEGDLQCQVGACNVGERALGQMLQRYGCESVDRAIDEVLDRSETQMRERIAAVPDGVYHASRQLDHVLEDGDAGRRPAIRLRVQVEGEGLHVDFTGSDPQIPVYYNSSYANTVSSCYIGLFSTIAPDVGVNEGAMRPVSVTAPEGSLVNPREGAPTTQCTVATCATIVEAVWMALSEAMPERAQAAWARTNAGAGTALNRRTGRPGAFILHFAKGGGGATHGFDGWSHISPVSSMGGSRVPDPELYELTFPHRILQYEYRPDSAGAGEWRGGYGAVFAVRFNEEGTALSVQIGSGTEETAPFGLGGGAAAAPGTVRVRGRDGRELEFHRAAMHHPRAGDVAEIRSAGGGGYGDPRERPVEAVLDDVAGGLLSPENARLQYGVVVDAVTGGADMEATRRLREGRRAAEGDPGS; this comes from the coding sequence ATGGACCCCATCCTCCTCACGGTCATCACCAACCGTCTCGAGGGCGTGACCCGCGAGATGGGGGCGGGCATGCTGCGCAGTTCGCGCTCGCCCATCTTCGCCGAGAACAAGGACTTCGTCACCGCGGTGTTCGACCGGCGCCTGAGGCTCGTGGCGCAGACCGCCTACATCCCGGTGCTCATGGGCGCGAGTCCGTTCGCGGTGAAGGCCGTCAGCGACCACTTCGGCGACGACGTGGAGCCCGGCGACGTGATGATCCTCAACGATCCCTACCGCGGCAACAACCACGCGCCGGACATTTCGGTGTTGAAGCCGGTGTTCTTCCAGGGGAAGCTCCGGTTCTGGGTGCTCAGCCGGGGGCACCATGCGGACATCGGCGGGGGCGGCGCGGCCGGACGCAACCCGCACGCGGCCACCGCGTGGGAGGAAGGGCTGCGGATACCTCCGGCGAAGCTTTACCGGGGCGGCGTCTACAACCGGGACGTGTGGGAGATCATCCTGCTGAACGTGCGGCTGCGCGCGCTGGTGGAAGGCGACCTCCAGTGCCAGGTGGGCGCGTGCAACGTGGGCGAGCGGGCGCTCGGGCAGATGCTCCAACGGTACGGCTGTGAGAGCGTGGACCGCGCCATCGACGAGGTGCTGGACCGGAGCGAGACGCAGATGCGGGAGCGCATCGCCGCGGTGCCCGACGGCGTTTACCACGCGTCTCGGCAGCTCGACCACGTGCTGGAGGACGGCGACGCCGGCCGGCGGCCGGCGATCCGGCTCCGGGTCCAGGTGGAAGGCGAGGGGCTGCACGTGGACTTCACCGGTTCCGACCCGCAGATCCCCGTCTACTACAACAGCTCCTACGCCAACACGGTCTCGTCCTGCTACATCGGGCTCTTCTCCACCATCGCCCCGGACGTGGGCGTGAACGAAGGCGCCATGCGCCCGGTGTCGGTGACGGCGCCGGAGGGATCGCTGGTCAATCCGCGCGAGGGCGCGCCCACCACCCAGTGCACCGTGGCCACCTGCGCCACCATCGTGGAGGCGGTGTGGATGGCCCTGTCCGAGGCCATGCCGGAGCGGGCGCAGGCGGCCTGGGCGCGCACCAACGCCGGGGCCGGCACCGCCCTCAACCGCAGGACCGGCCGGCCGGGGGCCTTCATCCTCCATTTCGCCAAGGGCGGCGGCGGCGCTACCCACGGCTTCGACGGCTGGAGCCACATCAGCCCGGTGTCGTCCATGGGCGGCAGCCGGGTGCCGGACCCGGAGCTCTACGAGCTGACCTTCCCGCACCGCATCCTCCAGTACGAGTACCGTCCGGACAGCGCCGGCGCCGGCGAGTGGCGCGGCGGCTACGGCGCGGTGTTCGCCGTGCGTTTCAACGAAGAGGGCACCGCGCTGTCCGTGCAGATCGGCAGCGGCACCGAGGAGACGGCGCCCTTCGGGCTGGGCGGCGGCGCCGCGGCGGCACCCGGGACGGTACGCGTGCGCGGGCGGGACGGCCGGGAGTTGGAGTTCCACCGGGCCGCCATGCACCACCCGCGCGCCGGCGATGTCGCCGAGATCCGCTCCGCCGGGGGCGGAGGCTATGGCGATCCCCGCGAACGGCCGGTGGAGGCCGTCCTGGACGATGTGGCCGGCGGGTTGCTGTCGCCCGAGAATGCCCGGTTGCAGTATGGAGTGGTTGTGGACGCCGTTACGGGAGGCGCGGATATGGAAGCGACTCGAAGGTTGCGGGAAGGGCGGCGCGCGGCGGAAGGGGACCCGGGCTCCTGA
- a CDS encoding dienelactone hydrolase family protein, with amino-acid sequence MSRIITRALTQEQDGVPGFIASPERSAPGPALLIVHHHYGVTGHIKHMACEFAEAGYTAMVPALYDILGFSDFHDVQKQTTDGRFVEVIGQGWRYLCGRDDVDEKRVAVMGLCMGGRIGIHFVAATPRVAAYLGYYPSVRDEGPSELRPRHPNESAREIHCPSMILFGGHDRVAPVPVQEKLRAAFLEGTPDVEWHFFPPAGHGFALADGDAYDPALAKLTWPLSVNFLDRVLGVEAVATRMRSVA; translated from the coding sequence ATGTCGAGGATCATCACACGCGCGCTCACGCAGGAACAGGACGGCGTGCCCGGCTTCATCGCTTCGCCGGAACGGTCGGCGCCAGGCCCGGCCCTGCTCATCGTCCATCACCACTACGGCGTCACGGGCCACATCAAGCACATGGCCTGCGAGTTCGCCGAGGCCGGCTACACCGCCATGGTGCCGGCGCTCTACGACATCCTGGGCTTCTCCGACTTCCACGACGTGCAGAAGCAGACCACGGACGGCCGCTTCGTGGAGGTCATCGGCCAAGGCTGGCGCTACCTCTGCGGAAGGGATGATGTGGACGAGAAGCGCGTGGCGGTCATGGGCCTGTGCATGGGCGGGCGCATCGGCATCCACTTCGTCGCGGCGACGCCGCGGGTCGCAGCGTACCTCGGTTACTACCCCTCGGTGCGGGACGAAGGCCCGAGCGAGCTCAGGCCGCGCCACCCCAACGAGTCCGCCCGGGAGATCCACTGCCCGTCCATGATCCTGTTCGGCGGCCATGACCGCGTGGCGCCCGTGCCCGTGCAGGAGAAGCTACGGGCGGCCTTCCTGGAAGGCACGCCGGACGTCGAGTGGCACTTCTTCCCGCCGGCCGGCCACGGCTTCGCCCTGGCCGACGGCGACGCCTACGACCCCGCGCTGGCCAAGCTTACCTGGCCGCTGTCCGTCAACTTCCTCGACCGGGTGCTGGGAGTGGAAGCCGTAGCCACGAGGATGCGTTCGGTCGCTTGA